One window of Elaeis guineensis isolate ETL-2024a chromosome 11, EG11, whole genome shotgun sequence genomic DNA carries:
- the LOC105053815 gene encoding uncharacterized protein isoform X3 yields the protein MILPLLMPLIMPWPPTRQIEPDDDINNINNGAAEVHVSCCCNEVTAEDLPDQKDNLGMDFCATESYPCSSGALYTDGKIDGYSDQQSTEFNELLRQYYELEEKKQKIVEQLRDKNYLNYQTTVQSFTSQMHDVPASNACNASEYGQQHPCSLCSCHYVAVPISACVVGGLSSGGYGCCPPWIAGCSVSQANLFPGAHASGAGCPAQSGTCSIGASYSMDAAKQSTHADDEVVKAGMIAAERAINSTKTELSAASSVCEGKEMGKDKSENSGIQECKGSESVGPETDLAVVLNAWYSAGFHTGRYLLEQSRRNSHQ from the exons ATGATTCTGCCCTTATTAATGCCTTTGATCATGCCATGGCCACCTACAAG ACAGATAGAGCCGGATGATGATATCAATAACATAAACAATGGTGCAGCAGAGGTTCATGTATCCTGCTGTTGCAATGAAGTAACTgctgaagatcttccagatcaaaaAGATAATCTGGGCATGGATTTCTGTGCCACAGAATCTTACCCATGTTCGTCAGGCGCCCTCTATACTGATGGAAAGATTGATGGTTATTCTGATCAGCAAAGCACTGAGTTTAATGAACTGTTAAGACAGTATTATGAACTTGAGGAGAAGAAGCAGAAGATTGTCGAGCAACTTCgggataaaaattatttgaattaccAAACGACAGTTCAATCTTTCACATCTCAGATGCATGATGTTCCTGCATCTAATGCATGTAATGCCTCTGAATATGGTCAACAGCATCCATGCTCCCTGTGCTCATGTCATTATGTAGCTGTTCCAATATCTGCTTGTGTGGTTGGTGGTTTGTCATCTGGAGGCTATGGTTGTTGCCCACCATGGATTGCAGGCTGTTCTGTATCTCAGGCAAATCTATTTCCTG GTGCTCATGCCTCTGGTGCTGGGTGTCCTGCTCAAAGTGGAACTTGTTCTATTGGCGCATCATACTCAATGGATGCTGCAAAACAATCTACTCATGCAGATGATGAAGTTGTAAAAGCAGGAATGATAGCTGCTGAAAGAGCAATAAATTCAACGAAGACAGAACTATCTGCAGCTTCTAGTGTCTGTGAAG GAAAGGAAATGGGAAAGGATAAATCCGAGAACTCAGGTATACAAGAGTGCAAAGGGTCAGAAAGCGTCGGCCCGGAGACTGATCTCGCCGTTGTTCTGAATGCATGGTATTCTGCAGGCTTCCATACTGGCAG GTACCTGTTGGAGCAGTCTCGGAGAAATTCTCACCAGTAA
- the LOC105053815 gene encoding uncharacterized protein isoform X2 produces MGKGTDLWDDSALINAFDHAMATYKIEPDDDINNINNGAAEVHVSCCCNEVTAEDLPDQKDNLGMDFCATESYPCSSGALYTDGKIDGYSDQQSTEFNELLRQYYELEEKKQKIVEQLRDKNYLNYQTTVQSFTSQMHDVPASNACNASEYGQQHPCSLCSCHYVAVPISACVVGGLSSGGYGCCPPWIAGCSVSQANLFPGAHASGAGCPAQSGTCSIGASYSMDAAKQSTHADDEVVKAGMIAAERAINSTKTELSAASSVCEGKEMGKDKSENSGIQECKGSESVGPETDLAVVLNAWYSAGFHTGRYLLEQSRRNSHQ; encoded by the exons ATGGGAAAGGGAACTGATCTATGGGATGATTCTGCCCTTATTAATGCCTTTGATCATGCCATGGCCACCTACAAG ATAGAGCCGGATGATGATATCAATAACATAAACAATGGTGCAGCAGAGGTTCATGTATCCTGCTGTTGCAATGAAGTAACTgctgaagatcttccagatcaaaaAGATAATCTGGGCATGGATTTCTGTGCCACAGAATCTTACCCATGTTCGTCAGGCGCCCTCTATACTGATGGAAAGATTGATGGTTATTCTGATCAGCAAAGCACTGAGTTTAATGAACTGTTAAGACAGTATTATGAACTTGAGGAGAAGAAGCAGAAGATTGTCGAGCAACTTCgggataaaaattatttgaattaccAAACGACAGTTCAATCTTTCACATCTCAGATGCATGATGTTCCTGCATCTAATGCATGTAATGCCTCTGAATATGGTCAACAGCATCCATGCTCCCTGTGCTCATGTCATTATGTAGCTGTTCCAATATCTGCTTGTGTGGTTGGTGGTTTGTCATCTGGAGGCTATGGTTGTTGCCCACCATGGATTGCAGGCTGTTCTGTATCTCAGGCAAATCTATTTCCTG GTGCTCATGCCTCTGGTGCTGGGTGTCCTGCTCAAAGTGGAACTTGTTCTATTGGCGCATCATACTCAATGGATGCTGCAAAACAATCTACTCATGCAGATGATGAAGTTGTAAAAGCAGGAATGATAGCTGCTGAAAGAGCAATAAATTCAACGAAGACAGAACTATCTGCAGCTTCTAGTGTCTGTGAAG GAAAGGAAATGGGAAAGGATAAATCCGAGAACTCAGGTATACAAGAGTGCAAAGGGTCAGAAAGCGTCGGCCCGGAGACTGATCTCGCCGTTGTTCTGAATGCATGGTATTCTGCAGGCTTCCATACTGGCAG GTACCTGTTGGAGCAGTCTCGGAGAAATTCTCACCAGTAA
- the LOC105053814 gene encoding protein AE7 isoform X2, with protein MAFIMNGCEECESHGCKDYINRGTSICSLSQFVQQKMVSGLINANPIVYERKERQVQSAPIDIDQYADEPIDQQEIFDHIRDIKDPEHPYSLEELKVVTEDSIEVNDKQSYVRVTFTPTVEHCSMATVIGLCLRVKLMRSLPSRYKVDVRVAPGTHATEAAVHKQLNDKERVAAALENPNLSGMVDKCLAPTFA; from the exons gacTACATAAATAGAGGGACTTCCATTTGTTCACTGTCTCAGTTTGTGCAGCAGAAAATGGTTAGTGGGTTGATCAATGCTAATCCTATAGTgtatgaaagaaaagaaaggcaGGTTCAGAGTGCACCAATTGACATAGATCAGTATGCTGACGAGCCTATAGATCAGCAAGAGATCTTTGAT CACATTAGAGATATAAAGGATCCAGAACACCCATATTCATTGGAAGAATTGAAAGTGGTTACAGAAGATTCGATTGAAGTCAATGACAAGCAAAGCTATGTTAG GGTCACGTTTACTCCGACAGTTGAGCATTGTAGTATGGCAACTGTTATTGGACTTTGCCTACGTGTAAAACTTATGCGTAGTCTTCCTTCTCGTTACAAG GTGGACGTTAGGGTAGCCCCTGGAACACATGCGACTGAAGCTGCTG TACATAAGCAGTTAAATGATAAGGAACGTGTAGCAGCGGCACTGGAAAATCCAAACCTGTCTGGAATGGTGGACAAGTGCTTAGCACCCACCTTTGCGTGA
- the LOC105053815 gene encoding uncharacterized protein isoform X1 gives MGKGTDLWDDSALINAFDHAMATYKAMHGKECQGTFLKEGKQTIESNRDEPVPAEKTAEQIEPDDDINNINNGAAEVHVSCCCNEVTAEDLPDQKDNLGMDFCATESYPCSSGALYTDGKIDGYSDQQSTEFNELLRQYYELEEKKQKIVEQLRDKNYLNYQTTVQSFTSQMHDVPASNACNASEYGQQHPCSLCSCHYVAVPISACVVGGLSSGGYGCCPPWIAGCSVSQANLFPGAHASGAGCPAQSGTCSIGASYSMDAAKQSTHADDEVVKAGMIAAERAINSTKTELSAASSVCEGKEMGKDKSENSGIQECKGSESVGPETDLAVVLNAWYSAGFHTGRYLLEQSRRNSHQ, from the exons ATGGGAAAGGGAACTGATCTATGGGATGATTCTGCCCTTATTAATGCCTTTGATCATGCCATGGCCACCTACAAG GCAATGCATGGTAAGGAGTGCCAAGGCACTTTTCTGAAGGAAGGAAAACAAACAATTGAAAGTAATAGAGATGAACCTGTTCCTGCCGAAAAGACAGCAGA ACAGATAGAGCCGGATGATGATATCAATAACATAAACAATGGTGCAGCAGAGGTTCATGTATCCTGCTGTTGCAATGAAGTAACTgctgaagatcttccagatcaaaaAGATAATCTGGGCATGGATTTCTGTGCCACAGAATCTTACCCATGTTCGTCAGGCGCCCTCTATACTGATGGAAAGATTGATGGTTATTCTGATCAGCAAAGCACTGAGTTTAATGAACTGTTAAGACAGTATTATGAACTTGAGGAGAAGAAGCAGAAGATTGTCGAGCAACTTCgggataaaaattatttgaattaccAAACGACAGTTCAATCTTTCACATCTCAGATGCATGATGTTCCTGCATCTAATGCATGTAATGCCTCTGAATATGGTCAACAGCATCCATGCTCCCTGTGCTCATGTCATTATGTAGCTGTTCCAATATCTGCTTGTGTGGTTGGTGGTTTGTCATCTGGAGGCTATGGTTGTTGCCCACCATGGATTGCAGGCTGTTCTGTATCTCAGGCAAATCTATTTCCTG GTGCTCATGCCTCTGGTGCTGGGTGTCCTGCTCAAAGTGGAACTTGTTCTATTGGCGCATCATACTCAATGGATGCTGCAAAACAATCTACTCATGCAGATGATGAAGTTGTAAAAGCAGGAATGATAGCTGCTGAAAGAGCAATAAATTCAACGAAGACAGAACTATCTGCAGCTTCTAGTGTCTGTGAAG GAAAGGAAATGGGAAAGGATAAATCCGAGAACTCAGGTATACAAGAGTGCAAAGGGTCAGAAAGCGTCGGCCCGGAGACTGATCTCGCCGTTGTTCTGAATGCATGGTATTCTGCAGGCTTCCATACTGGCAG GTACCTGTTGGAGCAGTCTCGGAGAAATTCTCACCAGTAA